Proteins encoded within one genomic window of Brassica rapa cultivar Chiifu-401-42 chromosome A09, CAAS_Brap_v3.01, whole genome shotgun sequence:
- the LOC103841003 gene encoding BTB/POZ domain-containing protein At3g50840 isoform X2, which produces MGAEKQSSKGQAWFCTTGLSSDMEIEVDDMTYHLNKFLLMSKSRKLHQLITEQGQSDEKKKKRHEEDGDGYTLHIKLENFPGGPEIFEMVVKVCYGVKVNLSASTAVLLRCAAEELEMTEEYSADNLILTTENFLSHSVLSNTQETIAALKACEPVTSLAESIGITKQCIDSIVSIASSSADPSLFGWPMNNSTKQHSKVLSEDLLELSFPIFKRVVQAMKAKGLSDNIVETSLIRYAKKHIPLITSRSSASSTIASENQQRELLETIISYLPIHNSSATSTTRSLFGLLRSAIILNTSEKCRTVLEIKIGSHLEKATLDDLLIPSYSYLNETLYDIDLVERLIRHFLENDAVSFLSSPSLTVVGKLIDGVLCEIASDSNLKPERFYSLAVSLPDEARLYDDGLYRAIDIYLKSHPRILEAEREKICSVMDFQKLTIEGCTHAAQNERLPLRAVVKVLFLEQLQLRTLVTAVTEEDGGETAGEAKVDFGVWEKVVKENEVLRLDMDAMRTRLYHLESEYLNLKEVIAKIDKERLYVANARPRKWSISNKFGCKFKTQVCDSHEAKMVDGRCQRR; this is translated from the exons ATGGGGGCAGAGAAGCAGAGCTCAAAGGGACAAGCATG GTTTTGTACCACTGGCTTATCTAGTGACATGGAAATAGAAGTGGATGATATGACATATCATCTCAATAAG TTCCTTCTAATGTCTAAAAGCAGAAAACTTCACCAGCTCATTACAGAGCAAGGACAGAgtgatgagaagaagaagaaacgccATGAAGAAGATGGAGACGGTTATACCCTTCACATAAAGCTTGAGAATTTCCCCGGAGGTCCAGAGATTTTCGAGATGGTTGTAAAGGTATGCTACGGCGTCAAAGTCAACCTCTCTGCTTCCACAGCCGTTCTACTCCGCTGCGCCGCCGAGGAGCTAGAAATGACGGAAGAGTACTCAGCGGACAATCTAATTCTGACGACGGAGAACTTTCTTTCACACTCTGTCTTGAGTAACACACAAGAAACAATTGCAGCCCTAAAAGCGTGCGAACCAGTCACTTCTCTAGCGGAATCAATCGGTATAACGAAACAGTGCATAGACTCCATCGTctccatagcttcttcatcagCCGATCCTTCGCTGTTCGGCTGGCCAATGAACAACTCGACGAAACAACATAGCAAGGTTTTGTCCGAAGATCTGTTGGAACTGAGCTTCCCGATCTTCAAACGTGTAGTACAAGCAATGAAAGCCAAAGGTCTGAGTGACAACATAGTAGAGACCTCTCTGATTCGCTACGCCAAGAAACACATTCCGTTAATCACGTCAAGGTCATCAGCTTCATCTACCATAGCTTCGGAGAACCAACAGAGAGAGTTGCTGGAGACGATCATCTCTTATCTCCCGATACATAACTCCTCCGCAACCTCAACGACTAGGTCTCTCTTCGGCCTTTTACGATCAGCCATCATCCTCAACACCTCCGAGAAATGCCGCACCGTTCTTGAGATAAAGATCGGTTCGCATTTGGAGAAAGCTACGCTTGACGATCTGCTCATCCCAAGTTACTCGTACCTCAACGAAACGTTATACGATATTGACCTTGTGGAGAGACTCATCCGCCACTTTCTTGAAAACGACGCCGTATCATTTTTATCATCTCCGTCGTTGACTGTGGTTGGGAAACTCATCGACGGAGTTCTTTGCGAAATCGCATCGGACTCTAATCTCAAACCGGAAAGATTCTACAGCTTAGCGGTTTCGCTACCAGATGAAGCAAGGCTATATGATGACGGACTCTACAGAGCCATCGATATATATCTCAAG TCGCATCCAAGGATATTGGAGGCAGAGAGGGAGAAGATATGTAGTGTGATGGACTTTCAAAAGCTGACTATAGAAGGTTGCACACACGCAGCGCAAAACGAGCGTCTGCCACTACGAGCCGTCGTAAAAGTCTTGTTCTTGGAGCAACTTCAGCTACGGACGTTAGTAACGGCAGTGACGGAAGAAGACGGTGGTGAAACGGCGGGAGAGGCAAAGGTGGACTTTGGGGTATGGGAGAAAGTGGTGAAGGAGAATGAGGTGCTTCGCTTGGATATGGATGCGATGCGGACGCGTTTGTACCATCTAGAAAGCGAATATTTGAACTTGAAGGAAGTGATCGCAAAGATTGATAAGGAACGTTTGTATGTGGCGAATGCTAGGCCGCGAAAGTGGTCCATCAGCAACAAGTTCGGATGCAAATTCAAGACACAGGTCTGTGATTCGCATGAAGCAAAGATGGTCGATGGAAGATGTCAACGACGCTAA
- the LOC108869685 gene encoding uncharacterized protein LOC108869685 — translation MVSVKKLTRRSTRLTTRTAPIASPAISGPDSQASQATTGVDLTNSIHSPFFMHTSDHPGLILISLKLDGLNFDDWEAAMKIALDAKNKIGFVDGSLPRPLESDLNFRVWSRCNSLVKSWILNSVTTQIYRSILRLNDATDVWNDLHSRFHMTNLPRTYNLTQEIQDLRQGSLSLSDYFTKLKTLWSNLENCEEPDDPCVCGKALRLHQKAERAKIVKFLAGLNESYAVIRRQIIMKKTLPSLTEVYNILDQDDSQKSFTSAISPAAFQVSESPNLPQNTSTICYVQSGAHKGKPICSFCNKVGHIAERYYKKHGFPPGYNMKGKTPEKFQKPSTSVTPQVNVSTQLDAKPAPLDNLIGNLSKDQIQQFIALFSSQLQSNAVAGSGDASTSQTPTDLPGITFSQSTFCFVGILTVSRHTLNTNTWVLDSGATHHVSHDKASFISLDMNVTSSVNLPNGSLIKISGVGNVQLNKHILLKNVLFIPEFRLNLISISSLTTDLGSRVMFDPSTCEIQDRTKGSTIGQGRRVGNLYVLDVNEAFVMVNAVVDIGTWHNRLGHASFSRLDLISEALGTTRSKNKGNSFCHICHLAKQKKLSFPSPNNICNSNFELLHIDVWGPFSVETVDGFRYFLTIVDDHSRATWVYLLRTKDEVISVFPAFVNQVENQYNVKVKSVRSDNAPELKFSKFFQEKGIFAYHSCPETPEQNSVVERKHQHILNVARAFMFQSQLPLAYWGDCVLCAIFVINRTPSPLLGNKTPHEVLTGKILSYDQMRTFGCLCYGSTSPKQRHKFQPRSRACVLLGYLSGYKGYKLLDLETNKISISRNVIFHEEIFPLASSPMNEAALKLFTPPLSSGNIPLSSSSSSEIYPSPVLPPQISSRPRKQPAHLQDYHCYTLDSDLQYPISSSLSYSKISPSHLSYINTITKIPIPQSFSEAKDSKEWCEAVDKEFNAMEDTNTWSVATLPAGKKAVGCKVLYSLKFNADGTLERRKVRVVAKGYTQKEGLDYTETFSPVAKLTTVRFLLKVAASRKWFLHQLDISNAFLNGELNEEIYMKIPDGYAERKGLTLLKNAVFRLNKSIYGLKQASRQWFLKFSAALLRLGFTTGTGDHTLFLKSCADGHFLAVLVYVDDIIVASTNESISKSLIQDLSQQFKLRDLGVLKYFLGLEIARSSEGISICQRKYALEILTSSGMLGCKPTSTPMIPNLHMSLKDGELISDPAMYRSLVGRLMYLTITRPDITYAVNRLCQFSSAPRSPHLHAVYRVLQYIKGTVGQGLFYSASDDLTLKGFADVDWNSCRDSRRSTTGMAMFLGDSLISWRSTKQDTVSCSSAEAEYRALSNSSKEMVWLIKLLNDLKVPQIHTPILFSDSTAAIYIATNPVFHERTKHIENDCHFVRERLDRGTLKTLHVRTEDQVADLFTKPLFPYQFEHLKSKMSLHNIFGSSS, via the coding sequence ATGGTTTCTGTGAAAAAGTTAACTCGTCGATCGACTCGTTTGACGACCCGTACAGCTCCGATAGCTTCTCCGGCGATCTCTGGTCCGGATTCTCAGGCTTCGCAGGCGACTACCGGTGTCGATCTTACGAACTCGATTCATTCTCCGTTCTTTATGCATACTTCCGATCATCCAGGTCTGATTCTCATTTCCCTGAAGCTTGATGGATTGAACTTTGATGATTGGGAAGCAGCCATGAAGATAGCTTTAGATGCGAAGAATAAGATTGGATTTGTAGATGGATCGCTTCCTCGTCCTCTTGAATCTGATTTAAACTTTCGTGTATGGTCTCGTTGTAACAGCCTTGTTAAGTCGTGGATTCTTAACTCGGTTACAACTCAGATCTATCGGAGTATTCTTCGTTTGAATGATGCGACGGATGTTTGGAATGATTTACATAGCCGTTTCCATATGACTAACCTTCCTCGGACTTACAACCTCACACAGGAGATACAGGATTTGCGTCAAGGTTCACTTTCCCTCTCTGATTACTTTACTAAGTTGAAGACATTGTGGAGTAATTTGGAGAACTGTGAAGAACCTGATGATCCTTGTGTGTGTGGGAAAGCTCTTCGTCTTCATCAAAAGGCAGAACGAGCTAAGATTGTGAAGTTCCTGGCTGGTCTCAACGAGTCATATGCAGTCATCCGTCGTCAGATCATCATGAAGAAGACTTTACCTTCTTTAACAGAGGTGTATAACATTCTTGATCAGGATGATAGCCAGAAGAGCTTCACCTCTGCTATATCACCTGCTGCATTTCAAGTTTCTGAGTCTCCTAATCTACCTCAGAATACTTCGACCATATGCTATGTCCAGTCTGGTGCTCACAAAGGGAAACCAATTTGTTCTTTCTGCAACAAAGTTGGTCACATTGCTGAGAGATACTACAAGAAGCATGGTTTTCCACCGGGTTATAACATGAAAGGAAAGACACCTGAGAAGTTTCAGAAACCTTCTACTTCTGTGACTCCTCAAGTGAATGTTTCTACTCAGCTAGACGCAAAACCTGCTCCACTTGACAACTTGATTGGGAATCTTTCTAAAGATCAGATTCAACAATTCATTGCCCTGTTTAGTTCTCAACTTCAGAGTAATGCAGTTGCTGGTTCAGGTGATGCTTCTACATCTCAGACACCTACTGATCTCCCAGGTATCACTTTCTCTCAGTCTACCTTTTGTTTTGTTGGCATACTTACTGTATCTCGGCATACTCTTAATACCAATACATGGGTTCTAGATTCGGGTGCTACACATCATGTTTCTCATGATAAAGCATCTTTCATTTCTTTGGATATGAATGTGACTAGCTCTGTGAATTTGCCTAATGGTTCTTTAATAAAGATCAGTGGAGTGGGCAATGTTCAATTAAACAAGCATATTCTTCTCAAGAATGTGTTGTTTATACCGGAGTTTCGGTTAAACCTCATCAGTATAAGCTCCTTGACTACTGATCTTGGTTCCAGAGTTATGTTTGATCCGTCTACTTGTGAAATACAGGATCGTACCAAGGGCTCGACGATTGGTCAGGGTAGAAGAGTGGGTAATCTGTATGTGCTGGATGTCAATGAAGCTTTTGTGATGGTGAATGCAGTTGTTGATATTGGTACTTGGCACAACAGACTCGGACATGCCTCGTTCTCAAGACTTGATTTGATCTCTGAAGCTTTGGGAACAACAAGATCCAAGAATAAAGGGAATTCTTTCTGTCATATATGCCATTTGGCCAAGCAGAAGAAACTTTCTTTTCCTTCACCAAACAACATATGTAATTCAAACTTTGAGCTTTTACATATTGATGTTTGGGGACCATTTTCAGTTGAGACAGTGGATGGTTTTCGATATTTCTTGACTATTGTGGATGATCACTCCCGTGCCACTTGGGTTTATTTACTACGTACAAAGGATGAAGTAATCAGCGTGTTCCCTGCTTTTGTGAATCAAGTAGAGAATCAGTACAATGTGAAAGTTAAATCCGTGCGATCAGACAATGCTCCAGAATTGAAATTCTCGAAGTTCTTTCAAGAAAAAGGGATTTTTGCTTACCATTCTTGCCCGGAAACACCAGAGCAGAACTCTGTGGTCGAGCGAAAACACCAGCACATCCTCAACGTAGCCAGAGCCTTCATGTTTCAGTCTCAGCTTCCGCTTGCCTACTGGGGTGATTGTGTACTGTGTGCGATCTTTGTCATCAATCGTACACCGTCTCCTCTGCTTGGTAATAAGACTCCACATGAAGTTTTAACTGGTAAGATTCTTTCTTATGATCAAATGAGGACTTTTGGCTGTTTGTGTTATGGCTCTACTTCTCCGAAACAGAGGCATAAGTTCCAGCCAAGATCAAGAGCTTGTGTTCTTCTGGGATATCTGTCTGGTTACAAGGGTTACAAGCTACTTGATTTGGAGACTAACAAGATTTCTATCTCGAGAAATGTCATCTTTCATGAGGAGATATTTCCATTGGCTTCGTCTCCTATGAATGAAGCTGCGCTGAAACTCTTCACACCGCCTTTGTCTTCAGGTAACATACctttatcatcatcatcctcttcagAAATTTATCCATCTCCTGTTCTTCCACCACAAATTTCTTCCAGACCACGTAAACAACCTGCTCATTTACAGGATTATCATTGTTATACGTTGGATTCTGATCTACAATATCCCATTTCGTCTTCTCTTTCATATTCTAAAATCTCTCCATCTCACTTATCATATATCAATACCATCACAAAAATCCCAATTCCTCAATCATTTTCTGAGGCAAAGGATTCTAAAGAATGGTGTGAAGCAGTTGATAAGGAGTTTAATGCTATGGAAGATACAAATACTTGGTCGGTTGCTACTCTACCTGCTGGAAAGAAAGCAGTTGGTTGCAAGGTTCTTTATTCTCTGAAGTTTAATGCGGATGGTACTCTTGAGAGGAGGAAGGTTCGTGTTGTTGCTAAAGGATACACACAGAAGGAGGGTTTAGACTACACTGAGACATTCTCACCAGTAGCTAAGCTCACTACTGTTCGGTTTCTATTGAAGGTAGCTGCATCTCGGAAATGGTTTCTTCATCAACTTGATATTTCAAACGCATTTTTGAATGGTGAGTTGAATGAAGAAATTTATATGAAGATCCCTGATGGCTATGCAGAGCGGAAAGGTCTTACTTTGCTTAAAAATGCTGTGTTTCGTTTGAATAAATCGATTTATGGGTTAAAGCAGGCATCACGGCAATGGTTTCTGAAATTTTCCGCTGCTTTGTTGAGGTTGGGTTTTACCACAGGCACTGGAGATCATACTTTGTTTCTGAAGTCTTGTGCTGATGGTCATTTTCTGGCAGTGTTGgtctatgttgatgatatcattgtTGCTAGTACTAATGAATCTATCTCCAAGTCTCTGATTCAAGACTTATCTCAGCAGTTTAAACTCCGGGATCTTGGTGTTTTGAAGTATTTCTTAGGCTTGGAGATCGCTCGTTCAAGTGAGGGCATTTCTATTTGTCAACGGAAATATGCTTTAGAGATCCTCACTTCTTCGGGTATGTTGGGTTGTAAACCTACATCTACACCTATGATTCCTAATCTTCATATGTCCCTTAAAGATGGTGAACTGATCTCTGATCCGGCGATGTATCGAAGTCTTGTTGGTCGTTTGATGTATTTGACGATCACACGACCAGATATTACTTATGCGGTGAACCGGTTATGTCAATTCTCTTCAGCACCACGTTCTCCTCATCTTCATGCCGTGTATCGAGTTTTGCAGTACATTAAAGGAACGGTGGGTCAGGGGCTCTTCTACTCTGCCTCTGATGACTTGACTTTGAAAggttttgctgatgtggactgGAATTCATGTCGTGATAGCAGACGTTCAACAACTGGTATGGCTATGTTTCTTGGTGATTCGTTGATCTCCTGGCGTTCAACAAAGCAAGACACGGTCTCTTGTTCTTCTGCTGAAGCAGAGTACAGAGCATTGTCTAATTCTTCTAAAGAGATGGTTTGGCTTATCAAGTTATTGAATGATCTGAAGGTTCCTCAGATTCACACTCCTATATTATTCTCTGACAGTACAGCAGCTATCTACATCGCTACTAATCCGGTTTTTCATGAGAGGACTAAACATATTGAGAATGATTGTCATTTTGTTCGGGAAAGGCTTGATCGTGGAACTCTCAAGACTCTTCATGTACGGACTGAAGATCAGGTTGCTGACCTATTCACGAAGCCTTTGTTTCCTTATCAGTTTGAGCATCTTAAGTCCAAGATGAGTCTTCATAATATCTTTGGAAGCTCATCTTGA
- the LOC103841003 gene encoding BTB/POZ domain-containing protein At3g50840 isoform X1: MNLKMLIFLCFFECRFCTTGLSSDMEIEVDDMTYHLNKFLLMSKSRKLHQLITEQGQSDEKKKKRHEEDGDGYTLHIKLENFPGGPEIFEMVVKVCYGVKVNLSASTAVLLRCAAEELEMTEEYSADNLILTTENFLSHSVLSNTQETIAALKACEPVTSLAESIGITKQCIDSIVSIASSSADPSLFGWPMNNSTKQHSKVLSEDLLELSFPIFKRVVQAMKAKGLSDNIVETSLIRYAKKHIPLITSRSSASSTIASENQQRELLETIISYLPIHNSSATSTTRSLFGLLRSAIILNTSEKCRTVLEIKIGSHLEKATLDDLLIPSYSYLNETLYDIDLVERLIRHFLENDAVSFLSSPSLTVVGKLIDGVLCEIASDSNLKPERFYSLAVSLPDEARLYDDGLYRAIDIYLKSHPRILEAEREKICSVMDFQKLTIEGCTHAAQNERLPLRAVVKVLFLEQLQLRTLVTAVTEEDGGETAGEAKVDFGVWEKVVKENEVLRLDMDAMRTRLYHLESEYLNLKEVIAKIDKERLYVANARPRKWSISNKFGCKFKTQVCDSHEAKMVDGRCQRR, from the exons ATGAACTTAAAAATGCTCATCTTCTTGTGTTTTTTTGAGTGCAGGTTTTGTACCACTGGCTTATCTAGTGACATGGAAATAGAAGTGGATGATATGACATATCATCTCAATAAG TTCCTTCTAATGTCTAAAAGCAGAAAACTTCACCAGCTCATTACAGAGCAAGGACAGAgtgatgagaagaagaagaaacgccATGAAGAAGATGGAGACGGTTATACCCTTCACATAAAGCTTGAGAATTTCCCCGGAGGTCCAGAGATTTTCGAGATGGTTGTAAAGGTATGCTACGGCGTCAAAGTCAACCTCTCTGCTTCCACAGCCGTTCTACTCCGCTGCGCCGCCGAGGAGCTAGAAATGACGGAAGAGTACTCAGCGGACAATCTAATTCTGACGACGGAGAACTTTCTTTCACACTCTGTCTTGAGTAACACACAAGAAACAATTGCAGCCCTAAAAGCGTGCGAACCAGTCACTTCTCTAGCGGAATCAATCGGTATAACGAAACAGTGCATAGACTCCATCGTctccatagcttcttcatcagCCGATCCTTCGCTGTTCGGCTGGCCAATGAACAACTCGACGAAACAACATAGCAAGGTTTTGTCCGAAGATCTGTTGGAACTGAGCTTCCCGATCTTCAAACGTGTAGTACAAGCAATGAAAGCCAAAGGTCTGAGTGACAACATAGTAGAGACCTCTCTGATTCGCTACGCCAAGAAACACATTCCGTTAATCACGTCAAGGTCATCAGCTTCATCTACCATAGCTTCGGAGAACCAACAGAGAGAGTTGCTGGAGACGATCATCTCTTATCTCCCGATACATAACTCCTCCGCAACCTCAACGACTAGGTCTCTCTTCGGCCTTTTACGATCAGCCATCATCCTCAACACCTCCGAGAAATGCCGCACCGTTCTTGAGATAAAGATCGGTTCGCATTTGGAGAAAGCTACGCTTGACGATCTGCTCATCCCAAGTTACTCGTACCTCAACGAAACGTTATACGATATTGACCTTGTGGAGAGACTCATCCGCCACTTTCTTGAAAACGACGCCGTATCATTTTTATCATCTCCGTCGTTGACTGTGGTTGGGAAACTCATCGACGGAGTTCTTTGCGAAATCGCATCGGACTCTAATCTCAAACCGGAAAGATTCTACAGCTTAGCGGTTTCGCTACCAGATGAAGCAAGGCTATATGATGACGGACTCTACAGAGCCATCGATATATATCTCAAG TCGCATCCAAGGATATTGGAGGCAGAGAGGGAGAAGATATGTAGTGTGATGGACTTTCAAAAGCTGACTATAGAAGGTTGCACACACGCAGCGCAAAACGAGCGTCTGCCACTACGAGCCGTCGTAAAAGTCTTGTTCTTGGAGCAACTTCAGCTACGGACGTTAGTAACGGCAGTGACGGAAGAAGACGGTGGTGAAACGGCGGGAGAGGCAAAGGTGGACTTTGGGGTATGGGAGAAAGTGGTGAAGGAGAATGAGGTGCTTCGCTTGGATATGGATGCGATGCGGACGCGTTTGTACCATCTAGAAAGCGAATATTTGAACTTGAAGGAAGTGATCGCAAAGATTGATAAGGAACGTTTGTATGTGGCGAATGCTAGGCCGCGAAAGTGGTCCATCAGCAACAAGTTCGGATGCAAATTCAAGACACAGGTCTGTGATTCGCATGAAGCAAAGATGGTCGATGGAAGATGTCAACGACGCTAA
- the LOC103841004 gene encoding protein AE7-like 1 → MTLGLLNANPVVQAKKERLARTQDQHRDYDGLDTLDVYEYVRDIRDPEHPYSLEQLSVLSEDSITLDDKLNRILITFTPTIQHCSMATIIGLCLRAKLKECLPLHYKVDIRVSPGSHADEDSVNKQLNDKERVVAALENPNLRQLVDECICSNEI, encoded by the exons atgacgCTGGGACTGTTAAACGCGAATCCAGTAGTGCAAGCTAAGAAGGAACGGCTAGCTCGTACACAAGATCAACACAGAGATTATGATGGCCTTGATACTCTCGACGTCTATG AGTATGTAAGAGACATAAGAGATCCGGAACACCCTTATTCCTTGGAGCAACTTAGTGTTCTGTCTGAAGATTCCATCACTCTCGATGACAAGCTCAATCGCATCCT AATAACGTTTACACCGACGATCCAGCATTGTAGTATGGCAACTATAATTGGTCTGTGTTTGAGAGCTAAGCTTAAAGAATGCTTGCCACTCCATTATAAG GTTGATATCAGAGTGTCTCCCGGTTCTCACGCCGATGAAGATTCAG TGAATAAACAGCTGAATGATAAAGAAAGAGTGGTAGCTGCCTTGGAGAATCCTAATCTCCGTCAGCTTGTGGATGAGTGTATCTGCTCCAACGAGATATGA
- the LOC103841006 gene encoding LOW QUALITY PROTEIN: protein N-lysine methyltransferase METTL21A (The sequence of the model RefSeq protein was modified relative to this genomic sequence to represent the inferred CDS: inserted 2 bases in 1 codon): protein MAGGNLRDEHERDGGIEVDNASDLQMYRIHSIESTVVIRQLPSQGXWLPATALVTLLDSYRRDPSNSPLTRTLSSFTYTGSDSPRLNIVEIGSGTGIVGIAAAATLGANVTLTDLPNVIENLKFNANANAQAVARFGGEVHVAPLRWGEAGDVEDLGGDVDLVLASDVVYHEHLYDSLLKTLRLMLLGKEGKRVFLMAHLKRWKKESIFFKKARKVFDVDVVHCDDPKEGSRIGVVVYRFFPERSSRKMYLTNVYN from the exons ATGGCTGGTGGCAATCTCCGCGATGAACACGAGAGAGACGGCGGAATTGAAGTTGACAATGCATCGGATCTTCAGATGTATCGCATCCATTCGATCGAATCAACGGTTGTGATTCGTCAGTTACCTTCTCAAGG ATGGCTTCCTGCGACAGCTCTCGTCACGCTTCTCGATAGCTACCGTCGTGATCCAAGCAACAGCCCCCTCACTCGCACTCTCTCGAGTTTCACATACACAGGCTCGGATTCTCCACGGCTTAACATCGTCGAGATCGGATCGGGAACAGGGATCGTCGGAATCGCGGCGGCTGCGACGCTAGGTGCTAACGTTACGTTGACGGATCTCCCAAACGTTATCGAGAATCTCAAATTCAACGCGAACGCGAACGCTCAAGCCGTGGCTAGATTCGGTGGGGAAGTCCACGTGGCGCCTCTCAGGTGGGGAGAGGCTGGTGACGTGGAGGACTTGGGTGGAGACGTTGACTTAGTTCTTGCGTCTGACGTGGTGTACCACGAGCATCTTTATGATTCTTTACTCAAAACGCTGCGTTTAATGCTTTTAGGTAAAGAGGGCAAGAGAGTGTTTCTTATGGCTCATCTCAAGAGATGGAAGAAAGAATCGATTTTCTTCAAGAAAGCTAGGAAGGTTTTTGATGTTGATGTAGTACACTGTGATGATCCCAAAGAAGGTTCTAGAATCGGAGTTGTAGTTTATCGTTTTTTCCCCGAAAGGTCATCTAGAAAAATGTATTTGACAAATGTTTATAACTGA
- the LOC103841002 gene encoding cold-regulated 413 plasma membrane protein 2: MGRVDYLAMKTDVDKVALVSSDVEELKIAAKKLLTDVSNLGGLAFGVSFVKWIASFSAIYLLILDRTNWRTKMLTSLLIPYIFLTLPGVIFNFLSGDVGKWIAFVAVVLRLFFPKHFPDWLEMPGSLILLLVVSPHFLVHHIRGGWIGSVISLFIGCYLLQEHIRVSGGFRNSFTQPRGVSNTLGIILLLVYPVWALIIRVS; the protein is encoded by the exons ATGGGGCGTGTGGATTATCTGGCGATGAAGACAGACGTGGATAAGGTTGCTCTAGTCAGTTCCGACGTGGAGGAGCTCAAGATCGCTGCCAAGAAACTCCTCACCGACGTTTCGAACCTTGGTGGTTTAGCCTTTGGTGTTTCCTTCGTCAAATGGATCGCTTCTTTCTCCGCCAT TTACTTGTTGATATTGGATCGTACCAATTGGAGAACCAAGATGCTTACTTCACTCTTGATTCCATACATCTTCCTCACCCTTCCTGGTGTCATTTTTAATTTCCTCAG TGGAGACGTTGGGAAATGGATAGCTTTCGTTGCAGTTGTACTCAGACTTTTCTTCCCTAAGCATTTCCCAG ATTGGCTTGAGATGCCTGGTTCTCTGATCCTTCTGCTGGTAGTTTCTCCACACTTCCTTGTTCACCATATACGCGGAGGCTGGATTGGCTCTGTCATCAGCCTTTTCATTGGTTGTTACCTTCTTCAAGAACATATCAGAGTGTCAGGTGGGTTCAGGAACTCGTTCACGCAGCCCCGTGGAGTTTCAAACACTTTGGGGATCATCCTTCTTCTTGTCTACCCTGTTTGGGCTCTTATCATCCGTGTTTCATAA